The sequence below is a genomic window from Candidatus Palauibacter scopulicola.
CCCGCACCTCCCGTTCTACTACGCGCTCGGCGCGTCGCTCGCCGCCTACGGACTGCTGCTCCTGTCCCAACTCCTCCTGGGGTTCGCGGCGTGGAACGCCGAAGACCCCAACGAGCCGGCCGAGTGATGGACGGGACCGGCATCGCCCTCGCGGGCTTTCTCGCCCTCTTCGTCCTGCTCTTCATCCGGGTGCCGGTGGGGCTGGCGATGCTCGTCGTGGGCCTCGGCGGGATCGCCGCGGTCCGCCCGGGCGCCGTCACGGCGGTGCTGGCGGGCGAGATCTTCGCCGTCGCCTCGCGCTATCCCCTCACCATCCTCCCGCTGTTCATGCTGATGGGGAGTCTGGCCGTCGTCTCCGGGATGAGTCGGGACCTGTACCGCGCGGCCCACAGCTGGCTGGGCCGCTTCCGGGGCAGTCTCGCGTCCGCGTCGATCGTCGCCTGCGCCGGGTTCTCGGCCCTTTCCGGCTCGTCGCTGGCCGCCGCGCTCACCATGGGCCGCGTCTCGCTGCCCGAGATGCGGCGCTTCAGGTACGACGACTCGCTCGCGACCGGGGCCATCGCCGCCGGCGGCACGCTCGGCTTCCTGATCCCGCCCTCGGCGGGCCTCGTCATCTACGGGATCGTCACCGAAGAGAGCATCGGCCGGCTGTTCATGGCCGGCGTCGTGCCCGGGATCGTGCTCACGCTGCTCTTCGTGCTCACCGTCTGGGTCGTCGTCCGCCGCGACCCGGACAAGGCGCCGCACGCCCGGAGGCCCGTTCCGTGGCGGGAGCGCCTGCGCGCCACCGCGAGCGCCGCGTGGATCGTGGGCATCGTCATCGTGACCATCGGCGGCATCTACGCCGGCATCTTCTCCGCCATCGAGGCGGCCGGCGTCGGCGCGTGCCTCACGCTCATCGCGGCCTGCGTGCGGCGGGCCCTGAACCGGAAGACGGTCGTCGACGTCGTCAACGGAACGCTGAAAGCGAGCGGCACGGCGTTCCTCGTCCTGTTCGGCGCCTTCGTGTTCAAGGTCTTCCTCGGACTCACGGGCATCGCGTTCGTCGCGGCGGAGTGGG
It includes:
- a CDS encoding TRAP transporter large permease, with the protein product MDGTGIALAGFLALFVLLFIRVPVGLAMLVVGLGGIAAVRPGAVTAVLAGEIFAVASRYPLTILPLFMLMGSLAVVSGMSRDLYRAAHSWLGRFRGSLASASIVACAGFSALSGSSLAAALTMGRVSLPEMRRFRYDDSLATGAIAAGGTLGFLIPPSAGLVIYGIVTEESIGRLFMAGVVPGIVLTLLFVLTVWVVVRRDPDKAPHARRPVPWRERLRATASAAWIVGIVIVTIGGIYAGIFSAIEAAGVGACLTLIAACVRRALNRKTVVDVVNGTLKASGTAFLVLFGAFVFKVFLGLTGIAFVAAEWVGEQGFSGAQVVVLVLLMFIVLGTFLDGFAMLVLTVPLVQPILESLGVDMIWFGVMIVVTLEMGLISPPVGLNIFVVKGVAPDVAVRTMFRGILPFWLAMLAALILIALFPRIATFLPNAMYG